Genomic segment of Panicum virgatum strain AP13 chromosome 2K, P.virgatum_v5, whole genome shotgun sequence:
cgtcccgtcccgtcctcCTGCCCGTGTTCCGATCGTGCCTCTGTCTCGCTTGGGTACGGCTCGGCCTGCGGCTGGTTGCGAGGCCGCGAGGTGGTGGGGCTCCCTCGCGGCTAGCTGCTCGCTGgccctgcaggctgcaggtGGAGGTGGGGCGTCCTGCCGTactggccgccggccgggcaggTCAGGTCATCACCTACTACGTACGCGGTACGCATGCATGCACGTACGTACAGCTTAATTACGTACCTTGCAGGCCAGTAAGTATTTTTACTGGTGTACCGCGAGCAGCAAGCTGCGGGGTACGGTGGATGATACAGCGAGGTTGCATGCGACGAGCGaggcctgccagtctgccatgcACTCCGGCCCGGCCGGTTTTACCCACGGCCTGCTGGCCGCTGGGTGCTGGCGACCATGTATTAGGCTGAGCCCCCTTCACATGGCGGAACAGTAGTGGGGCGCCGATGCCCGCGCTGCATCCCACCTCCTGGCTCCTGGCTCCTGTAACACTCGCGCGCGGCACGGAGAGTGGAGAGAGATGCATGGCCCCGGCCGGCCCTAGCTATGACATCTTTCTTTTCATCACCAGGGAGGGAGGAGATGAGGAGGCActgacgacgacggcgatgtGCCCCAGCTAGATGCTACCCGGATCCGGATCTGCATCCTACGTGCTGGCGCGCGCCCTAGATCACGGCATACCCCTGGACTATGCGCTTGGTTTGGTTGGACGCAGGGAGGCAGGAGCTACAGATCACTGCTAGATAGCATGCCTACTTAACTAGTCCACACCGTGAAAAATTGAGATACCTTATACGGGAAGCGTCCTAGACGCCGGCATATATCACATGGCTCGCTAGACCAATGCAAGCTACGTACGCACTACTATAAGACCCCGGCCCTAATCCGAAGCACGTTCCGCGCAGGTATCACTTTACCACCACCATGAGGTGGTAGATAGCTTTGCTAGGTTCGCTGTAGGAAAAAGACCCTGCGgccaagaggaggaagagggtgCCATGATCGGCAATCTCGGTGGCTACTGACTACTACtccaaggccgtgtttggttgcataagccaaaattccaaaaaaaaaattccgacacctgcatggagacttaaatatagacgaaataaaaaacgcattacgactgctgtctgtaaatggcgagacgaatctaatgaacctaattaggctgtaattagatgctaaattgatacagtaatgctacagtaaataacctctagtgacggattaattaggctcattagattcgtctcgcaatttacagacgagttctgtaattatttttgtgattagtctatgtttattacttcaaatgtagaaagatgtcttttcaaaaattttacgggaggcaaccaaacacggccaagtcTCCAATTCCTGGGCTCCTGGCTATAGTACATGTCCACTTACTAGTACATGAATGAGTGACTGGCCACATGACCGAGGGCCCGGGCGCGCGTGCCAATCATTCCCGGCCGGATCGATCGGGCGGCTgggccatcgtcgtcgtcgaccgacGTGCGCGTACGCAGCCCAGGGCGCGTCGCTATCGACGCCTTCATTCAATTCGCGCGCATgcatgcacgcacgcacgcacgcgggCAGGCAGAGGGCAGCTGACGGCCCCTCGTGGCGTGGgcacgcgtgcgcgcgcgcacgaccgcggtggcgccgcgcgcgcggcccgcCCGACCCGGCCGGGACACCGACGCACAGTGCCGCCCTCTGCACGCGCGCATGGGGTTCGCGCTCCCGTCGGCGTCGGGtcagctggccggccggccggcttgcaCGCGCGTAGGGACGACCCGGAGGCCGGCCGGGACTGGGAGGGACCGAGCAAGGCgagattcaaaaaaaatgtggatggttgctacgcgcgcgcgccgcctacTGTTGGCGGCGCAGCGCGGGGTTTGTCTTCACCGTGTGCGTACGTACACTACAGTGCCATTTATTCCCCCAGCTGTGGGGCCTGccaggccggaggaggagggacCAACAAGAGGATTGAAAGCAAACATGTGTATGCGCTGCGCGCCCCTGCACTGTACGATACGTAACTGGCACTGCTGTAGTTGGAGTCATGGACTGTACGCACCATCGATTCGACCGACTTTGAAGATGCGTTATGAGACCAGCAGGCCAGCGGGAGTGAGGGGGGTTGCCAAACGCCCAAACAATAGTTGTAGCAGTAAAATTGTCCGGGACGGCGACAAGCGAGGCCACTATAGCCACGTTGCTCGCGTCCACACTACTGGCTGGCTACTAGCTGCAATGCCATCACGTGATACTGTGACGAGATCGAAAGAGAAAGCCCAGACCTAGTGGCGTATACGTCCTAGTCTGCATTTGATACAAGTGCTGATGGGTGAAAGTGGGTTtcaaactttagcactagttcatCCAAACGAGAGTGCTAATGAGTAAAAGTGCGTGCTAAACTTTAGTTAGTAAGATTTAAAAACTTTAGCACATACATGGGCTAAAGTTTAACTTATCCAACCAGACCTTTATCCACGCTGTAACAATCGCCATCACTTACATCGCATGTGCTATCTAATTGATGCTACCTGATGTCTGATGACGACGATGCCACGGACAAACTATACAGCACCGGTCGTCGTCTCCGATATATACGTATTCTTTTCCCGAGCGCCTGGATCGGTCGTCGTCGAGCGTACGTACGGGAGACTGGCAGCGCGCAGGGCACACACGCTGCAAGCACAAGTACCACGCGTACTGTGTACCGAGCCCTCCTCCCAGCTGCATGCTCTAGTGGATAGCCCGCCAGAAAGACCGCAGGACAAAGACCAAACGACCCTAGCTCACCCGGCCCGTACGCCTGCGCGTGCGTGCTTGATTGACGCATGGAACCGTATCGGCATCTTTTGCGTACGGCCGCGGCCGCACCCGTGCACTGCCCTGCCCGCCCCTGATCGCAAAAGTTTCAATGCTGAGCATGCAGCTGCAACGGGCAGAAGGCTGCGTACGTAGTACCTAGCAGGAGGCTGCGCTGCGcaagtggccggccggccgtgtcCGTCTGCATGCGCGGCACGAGATGGACGGACGGACGGGATGGGATGGGCGTACTCGATCGTTGGAGGATCTCGCTCCGGATCACGTGGTCTTTTCGACCCGTCCACAGCGCCAGCTTATCCCCTGCATTCGTGCGCCCAGTCAAACTCCAGTCaacctcgctctctctctctctctctctctagctagATTCCGTTAGCTCCTCGCACCGTAAATATACTCTTTACTGTTAGCAGCACAACACTGTACAGTACGTCTGCACTGGCGATTTTAACCATTCTTGGAGGGCAGAATGAAATATAAATACATGAAGGAGCTAGCACTCCTAGAGTCTATCTAGAATGGTTTATTTTGACTTCAACTTCGCATATTTCAGGCAAAATCGAGATATTGTAGCGTGAAACAGTTTTATAAATTTTTGTTAAAATAAACTAGAAAAGTCGGATGAAGCTATTTTTTTTCCTAACCGGTTTTGGCTTCGCCAGTGAAGCCGTTGCATTGTAGGTGAACCCGTGCCAAACAGCCCCATAGTGTCGCGACATAGATAGGATGCCCATCGCTTTTTGGGTCATCCACTGACAACTGATGATCATCATGCAGCTCCAACGTGATTAGACCGGCCGCTTTCGCTTTAACAATGTGGTTTTGCGCCATAAAATACTGCGACGGGAGCCTGATTTGCCAGCCACAGCCGCGGCATTATCAGGCGCCCGGGGACAGGCGCTTAGAGAAACCGGCCGAAAGGCAGCCGCGGCGCTGCCAGCTGCAGGGGAATGTGTGTCCGCCCGGGCCGGGGGGCATCGAGCGCTTGGTGGTGCACTCCCACTTGCCCAAAGGAAACGAGCATGTGCCGTCGCCTTGTCCGGGCTCGAGCCTGCTCTGCCTGCTCATGGTGATCAAACCCGCCAACACCTCTGATCTGAGTGTCATTATCGGGGCGTGCTGGATTGCTGCTTGGGATCTCTTCGACAACTTGGCAGGGCGCTGTGGTCGCGTCGAGACAAGGAAGCTGGCAGTGTGACTGTGTGAGAGACCTGGGATCATTAGGACGAGCAGTACGACGACACGAATGACAATTAGCACTTGGTTTCAGCGAGGTTGTTGTTCGGGTAAACGCAGACATGCATGCTGGTCAGCCATCATATCAGTCTCAGTAACCACGGGTGGTTGCCGGTTGGGTTTTGTTATACTATACGATGACGACACCGGTTTTTTCAGATGATGGCATAAAAACTCAAGCCTCTACGGCGTACGATGCATGTGGTGTGGATACTTGTTAATTACAAAAGCTGCAGCCCAGCGGAAAGCTTCAAAAAATATAGTTCTCAAATAATTAATAATGAAGTTGCTGAATAACGTGATTTAGCTTCGGCCTTCAACATAATCTGCTGCTAAAACGCCATCCATGATTCGCCAATACCTCAATAACAAAGCCCAACATCTTTGTCCAATGTGCAGTCCTAAATAATAACAACACTAGtacatttgtctttttttttcgtgATATATCATCAATTCATCATCATATGTCTAGCTTATTTTCTTGCCAAAATGTAAGTTTTGAACAAATGTATGCATCCTAGACCATTGCAATCTAGTAGGGATAGTTAATCCGGCCCCTCGAGTTTCCCTAGTTATCAATTTCATCCCTGGCCTACACATGGTTCATTCTAGTCTTGTAAttctttctcaaaaaaaaaaatccaaaacagTCCCTGGCATGAGGTGGGGCTCCACACTGCATGTAAGGCACGCTCAGCATCTATCTAGTCATCACCCTGAATATGTTGGTTTGTTATGTATTTTGCTCCCACGCACTCCACCAAAGGCACTTATTAATTATGTGGTTCCAAAAATGTGAGAGAATATGTTcataggatatatatatatagatagtcATTTTTGCACAAATGATTCCACAAGCAGAGCTTCACGTAACTGATTAAAAAACACAAACAGTGTGCCGACtactagtactccctccgtttttatttacatgccGTATTAGGTTTGTTCTAAGTTAAACTTGACTAACTTTGACCAAATCTATAAAAAAAAAATAGGAACAACTatatgtcggtgtttaccgccaaatctgctcagggatacccttagcagtaggatttgtaggtagggatcgattgctctagaactcgatggtacaaagaacacaaagatttagacaggttcgggccgcgagtttgcgtaataccctacgtcctgtgtggtttgtattgccttaggtgttgatgattgtttggagggggtccatgcccgcccttatatatccggagggacagggttacatggaaagtcctagccgagtacagtttgagtcctactacaacataatcggatagttttctttgtactgcagctagttctatgcctattcgggtagttacaaaagaggtaaggtacatccatgagctatcccttactctagaacattctatgcctttaagcagtcccgggtctgacactatACTATCCAACCTATGAGCTATCAACATATATACTTCACAGTAGATCCAATGAAATAAATTTGGTATTAAAAGTGTTATTAATTTTTCCTGTAAGTTTAACTAAAGATAGGACAAATCTAGGCAGTGTTTGGTTACTACAGTAAATTTTTTGCGCACGTTTttcgagaaaagaatctcacatgcatggagtactaaacgaagtctattttcaaaaccttttcagggatgggtgtaacttttcgagacgaatctaatgacggtaattaattaattatttgctacagtgatgctacagtaaccatactctaatcacgcggtcaaagacctcattatattcgtcttgcgatttacacgGGAGTTGTAgaagtggttttgtaattagactttatttaatactctaaattagtggtaaaaaatgtaaaaagttttcgcgaaatttttttcaaccttaaccaaacacggccctaaTATGATgtgtaaataaaaacagagggagtagcaGCTAAAACCTTAGTGCACAGCCTGCCGAGCCGGCCGGGGCAACGCCACCGAAGCGTACGTCAAGCGACAATGTGCGACGACTCATAAAATACTCCCATTTTCATACCCGGCAGGCGGCAACAGCCCTCCAAAGAAGCAAGTGTACGCACACACAGGCACACACAGGCAAAGCCCATGGCGTCCCCTCCTTCCCTAGCTCATCAGGTCATCATCCACTCCCCCCCGCCCGCCTGAACAATCCCAGCAAcacattaaaaaaaaaactcgcggCGCCATGGGTAGCCACTAGCCACCACCCTACCCGGCAGATCTAGATGCTACCCTCGCGTGCCTCCACGCGCGCGCATTCCGCGTCCATCCAAACCGGCCGCCTcatccggcgagccccgcccgTCATCCCTTGCACGCGCGCGCGGTCGCCCTCGCCCCGTCCCCGTCCGTCCGCCCCCACGCTCGCTCGCTCCCCTCCCACCCGGCTGCCCGCCCGGCCGGCTGGCCTCCAACTATATATCGTGCCCCGGCCCAACCCCAGCCCCTTCACTCCTCGAGAGCTATCTGAGCTTGCTCCCCATTCATAGCCATCGCTCTCGTCACTAATCACAAAGTACCACCCACTGGCCAGCGACTACTACACGAGCTGAGCTTGCTCCGATCCACTCACTCACAAGCAAGCAAGCCAGAGTGTACTCTCTATCTCCTCTCTTGTTGATCTCCAAGCTTGAGTGCTGCTTGACTTGGGCACAAGAGCCCACCAGAGCTATATAGGGGCCGGTGAATAGGGAGAAGGGACAACCAACCAGCTAGCTAGAGCTTGGCGATGCATGGCATGTGCTAACATGTACAATCCGGagcaccaccagcaccagccGGCGGCGCCCTTCATGGCGCCGCGCATGTCCTTCTCCAGCGACTTCGCGGTggagccgccgcccccggccgcggcacgcggcggcgcggcggcgccgggggacGCCGACTTCGAGTTCTCCGTCGGCAGCCACCCCATGATGGCCGCCGACCAGCTCTTCTCCAAGGGCCGCCTCCTGCCGCTCCGGGAGGCCCCGCACGGCGGCCGGCCCGTCACGCTGCGCGACGAGCTCCGCGCCGACGAGCGCCAAGGCCGCCTGCCCCGCGCCCCCAACATCCGGTGGAAGGAGCTGCTCGGGCTCAAGAAGGCGCCCAAGAagcaggccgccgccgacgccgccgccgccgccggcacgtcCACCGATGCCCATACGGTAAGGTCACCCACGCTGCTGGCATCTCGGATGGATATAGATCTTCACTTGCTGGCATCTTCAGCCCAAGTACCACTCTCCTCTGGCGGCTAATTGCATTGTCCCATTTATTTTCCAGTGCCCGCCATTGGCATTTTCTGCTGAACATCCTTATTCAGAGTTGAAACCACCTGCAGCTCTGCAGCAACGAGCCTGCAAGCCGTAGAGTACTTGCTGCATCCAAGATTTCTCCGAGCTAGCAGCTAATAAAGCTAACTGGCGCGGGATGCATTACATTGCATGTACTAACTACAACCTCACAGAATCACAGTACACACAGAGCAACAGAGAACAGActgcactttttttttctctcttcacAAATACCACTCGCGGCGGCATCTTTTTCTAATCAGAgcttgcattttttttgaacAATTATCAGAGCTCGCATTGACAACAATGTATATATATGCAACATTCGCAGGATCTTGGAGGCCAGGGAGGCACGAGAGACTGAAGCAGCATGACATGATCAATCGTGTGAGTGGCCAACAAGTAGTCTGGATGGTGGTTGCTATTGGGTGGTGGATGTGTGCCTTTCAGCTAGCTGCTGCGTGCTCGAATCATCATCCGCTTGCTGATGATGATTTGGTAATCGAGCTATCTTTCTAGCTATCTAACTCGATCATCATGTCCGTGCTTAACCGGAGATGACTGAAGCGATGAAGAGTAATCAGAAGACGACGTCCGGAGGCACGCACCAATGGGCATTATTTCCTTGTCACCTGACTCACCTCTTCGCTCCAGCTGCTGATGGATTCTCCTCCTCTTTGGTATTAATTATTCCGGGTGTGTAAAAGGgaattttttatcatatttgtttCCTGGTAAGTAGTAGTACTAGCTAGTCAGTAATTGGTTCGTGGGGCTAGATGCGAGCATCCCTggatgcttgaattgaatttGTAATGGTCGCGCTGTGtagtgcagcagcagcagtagtcgTAGAGAGTCAAATTAACTCCAGCTAGCAAGCTGCGCCTATCATCATCTCTGATGTTTTGAAAGGGCCAGTAGTTAAATGTAGTAGTATTTTTTTCCCCGCCACATGGCTCGTGTGGTCCCTGTACGTGTTGTTTAGCTGTTCCCATGCTTGTCTGCTTTTGGCACGGCGCGCCGGACGCCCGGCCCCCTCCTCACCTCGCTTCCTCCAACGCTACCCCGAAAACGGCCCCCTCCCCCCACATACCGTGCACAGTTATCCCTGAAGCGCTCCAACGGCATACCCTACATCGCTCCCCCACATCCGGTGAGCGGCTTCGCCTCCGCAAATGTGGAGGGAGGTCGGCGTCCCTGGACGCGCGAGCTGTTGCAACCTCCACCTCTCGCGCGTAGGGAGCGAGCCCGtggacgcgcgcggcggcgacggggaagTCGGGGGCGCCGGCCATTTGGCTGCCCCGCGGGAGGTCGGATCCGCGAAGCTGGAGGCGGGGAGCGAGGTGGGTGAGGTGGTGGCGGTAGATCCGGTTAGCGGGTGTGGCGAGAGGTCCGGCGAGGTGGCGGGCGTGGAGGGACGGCgtagcggggggggggggggaatccaGGAGCTCGTCGCGCGCGGGAAGCAGATCCGGAACGCGGGGGAAGAAGCGGAGCGGCGGCATCCGGCGGCGGTCGCAGAGCTCGTCGCCGAAGCCTCCCCGGAAGAAGGCCCGATCTGCAAGGTAAGTCTAGGTGCAATTTTCGTTTTTCGAAAATCTCCATGGTGCTCTGCAGTTGGCGTTGATTCCAGTTTATGAACCTTTAATTATGCAACCTAAATGGGGAACATATCCTAGATCTAGGGAATGATTTAGCTTACGTTCTTGGAAAAATCTAGCATATGAACATGTAGATCTCTAGGTACTGATCTAGGGAAACTTGTGAGCTCATTTGTTCTCTGTAGTGTTATGAGTCCGATGAAATGCAAATAATTTTTCCTTGTACTGTGATAGAAATATGCAGCGATTGTTATTGTTCCTTTATTGATCAGCACGACAGTTGCATATAggaatgcttgccttggtattTCGATGTCTGTTTGTAGGGGGAATAGATGGGTTGGGAAAGAAATTTCTAAAGTTATAGTGTTGCACCACTAATTTTTTCCGGTGTTCTGTTGAACTGTGGTAATTCAATTGGATGAATCATAAAAAGTGATAGAAGTGATTTACAGGAATCTGCAACAAGGCTatatattgtttttttttggcaaaagtaGTTTCCTAACTTAGCACTGATCGACATGCCTTCCTGTTAATCGCACAATAGAAGGAAGCAGTTACACATTTTGGTAGGAATTAAAAATTAGTAACAACCCTCTGAATTACACAATTAAATTTTAATAGGAATTAAAAATTAATAACAAATTAATTGTAACGCCAATATTAAAATGCATGCCGAAATTAAAATTGTTACTGTTCATTTATACAAATACGCATCGCGTATAGTCCATATACGTTGT
This window contains:
- the LOC120681256 gene encoding uncharacterized protein LOC120681256 isoform X1, with product MACANMYNPEHHQHQPAAPFMAPRMSFSSDFAVEPPPPAAARGGAAAPGDADFEFSVGSHPMMAADQLFSKGRLLPLREAPHGGRPVTLRDELRADERQGRLPRAPNIRWKELLGLKKAPKKQAAADAAAAAGTSTDAHTCPPLAFSAEHPYSELKPPAALQQRACKP
- the LOC120681256 gene encoding uncharacterized protein LOC120681256 isoform X2 → MACANMYNPEHHQHQPAAPFMAPRMSFSSDFAVEPPPPAAARGGAAAPGDADFEFSVGSHPMMAADQLFSKGRLLPLREAPHGGRPVTLRDELRADERQGRLPRAPNIRWKELLGLKKAPKKQAAADAAAAAGTSTDAHTDLGGQGGTRD